A window of Dromiciops gliroides isolate mDroGli1 chromosome X, mDroGli1.pri, whole genome shotgun sequence contains these coding sequences:
- the LOC122733991 gene encoding putative P2Y purinoceptor 10, translated as FKMEGNGTEVNCTGLHLPFQYSLYAVTYIVVFIPGLLANSTGLWVLWRFISKKNKAIIFMINLAIADLAHVLSLPLRIYYYINHHWPFPRFLCLFCFYLKYLNMYASICFLTCISLQRCFFLLKPFKARNWKRRYDIAISATIWVTVGAACLPLLVMRSVNLANTSNETCFADLAVRHISMASSIAMITIAELGGFVIPVGVIAFCTWKMMKSLQDYQMPPQNKSEKEKALRMVLMCAMVFFICFTPYHINFPIFMMLKQDLFSSCSFMKSILCFHIISLCLASMNCCLDPLVYYFMTAEFRDQLSSRGLMNVLSRFTSKSNNFGFNRRQDELQTITFELLDDFKPL; from the coding sequence TTCAAGATGGAAGGGAATGGTACAGAAGTAAATTGTACTGGTCTTCACCTGCCATTTCAGTACTCCCTGTATGCTGTCACATATATTGTGGTCTTCATCCCAGGCCTTTTGGCCAACAGTACAGGCCTCTGGGTCTTGTGGCGCTTCATTAGCAAGAAGAACAAGGCCATCATCTTCATGATCAACCTGGCTATTGCTGATCTTGCCCATGTTCTCTCGCTGCCACTGAGGATCTATTACTACATCAATCACCACTGGCCTTTCCCAAGGTTCCTGTGCCTTTTCTGCTTCTACCTGAAGTATCTCAACATGTATGCGAGTATTTGCTTCCTGACATGCATTAGTCTGCAGCGGTGTTTCTTCCTCCTCAAGCCCTTCAAGGCCCGAAACTGGAAGCGCAGGTATGATATAGCCATCAGTGCAACCATCTGGGTCACTGTGGGGGCCGCCTGCTTGCCCTTGCTTGTCATGAGAAGTGTCAACCTGGCCAATACCTCCAATGAGACCTGCTTTGCCGATCTTGCAGTCCGACACATCAGCATGGCTTCTTCCATCGCCATGATCACCATAGCTGAACTGGGAGGCTTTGTGATCCCTGTTGGCGTCATTGCCTTTTGCACCTGGAAGATGATGAAATCCTTACAAGACTACCAAATGCCCCCCCAGAACaaaagtgagaaagagaaagccTTGCGGATGGTCCTGATGTGTGCCATGGTCTTTTTCATTTGCTTCACCCCATACCACATCAATTTCCCAATCTTCATGATGCTGAAACAAGACCTTTTTTCCAGCTGCTCCTTTATGAAAAGCATTCTGTGTTTCCACATTATTTCTTTGTGCCTTGCTAGTATGAATTGTTGCCTCGACCCCCTGGTGTATTATTTTATGACGGCTGAGTTTCGGGATCAGTTGTCATCTCGTGGCCTCATGAATGTCCTTTCCCGTTTCACATCCAAGAGCAACAACTTTGGCTTTAATCGCAGACAAGATGAGCTTCAAACCATTACATTCGAGCTTCTGGATGACTTCAAACCACTTTAA